A window from Burkholderiales bacterium encodes these proteins:
- a CDS encoding transcriptional regulator: protein MPPLTVAPSTAGTAPLQALSEPQQGLLWLLQREKDGLTVDDIAGRLSVTRTAIRQHLAALERDGYVHRQVLRRSVGRPRHVYALTAAGDYLFPKQYHWFSALLLESLKQDMGQEGLIEWLRRLAYRVIEQISPRLAGLSPPERAEAVVRIMNEFGYDARLAGGSSEAVEIVATNCVYHELARAFPEVCHFDYALLEGLGAVQSVEHLECMVRGGPCLPLPALVALGAEGTGPPGLIDS from the coding sequence ATGCCCCCGCTGACCGTGGCTCCCTCAACCGCTGGGACAGCCCCGCTTCAGGCCCTGTCGGAGCCCCAGCAGGGGCTGCTATGGCTGTTGCAGAGGGAAAAGGACGGCCTCACGGTGGATGACATCGCCGGGCGCCTGTCGGTCACGCGCACCGCCATACGCCAGCACCTCGCGGCGCTCGAGCGGGACGGCTACGTCCACAGGCAGGTGCTGCGGCGATCCGTCGGTCGCCCGCGCCACGTTTACGCGCTCACCGCGGCGGGTGATTATCTGTTCCCGAAGCAATATCACTGGTTTTCGGCCCTGCTGCTGGAATCCCTCAAGCAGGACATGGGGCAGGAGGGGCTGATCGAGTGGCTGCGTCGGCTCGCCTACCGAGTGATCGAGCAGATCTCGCCCCGGCTCGCCGGGCTCTCGCCACCGGAGCGCGCCGAGGCGGTGGTGCGCATCATGAACGAGTTTGGCTACGACGCCCGACTCGCCGGAGGATCAAGCGAGGCCGTCGAGATCGTCGCCACCAACTGCGTCTATCACGAACTGGCCCGCGCCTTTCCCGAAGTCTGCCATTTCGATTACGCGCTGCTGGAAGGCTTGGGGGCGGTCCAGAGCGTCGAGCACCTGGAATGCATGGTGCGGGGGGGGCCGTGTCTGCCACTTCCTGCTCTCGTCGCCCTCGGCGCCGAAGGAACTGGGCCCCCGGGCTTGATTGATTCCTGA
- the rnr gene encoding ribonuclease R — translation MPLDRLAARLDIKPHEREGFERRLAAMERDGQIIRNRKNAICVAGKLGLIKGTVEGHPDGYGFVIPDEGGGDLFLSPREMRKVLHGDRVMVREAGVDRRGRREATVVEVLERANREVVARLHVERGVRYAVPEDRRISQDILIPEGDDLGARPGQIVVVEILEQPSEYTQPIGRVVEVLGHALDPGIEIEIAVRKYHLPHVFPPEVEEATKGFPPDVERRELRGRKDLRSLPLVTIDGETARDFDDAVYCRREGKGFRLWVAIADVSHYVRHGDPLDLEARKRGNSVYFPRRVIPMLPEVLSNHLCSLNPRVDRLCVACEMQVDARGEIADYAFYPAVMHSHGRLTYTAAAAALADPGGEEARALEPLLPHLQDLHRLYKVLAAARLRRGAIDFETIETRIVFNEEGRIERIVPEQRNDAHRLIEECMLAANVCASDFLDRHGHPMLYRVHEGPTPEKLEALRDFLREFGLSLGGGDAPTAKDYARLLQKIHGRPDAGLLQTVMLRSLQQAVYSPKNAGHFGLAYERYTHFTSPIRRYADLLIHRAIKAALKGRRYSPGNWEEIGRHVSFTERRADEATRDVENWLKCYYMKDRVGEVFEGTVSAVTSFGLFVSLDNVYVEGLVHISELGNDYFQYDPARHQLLGERTGRRFRLADRVRVRVAQVDLETSRIDFVLAEDVPEQRRRREPARRGRRT, via the coding sequence ATGCCCCTGGATCGGCTCGCCGCCCGTCTCGACATCAAACCCCACGAGCGAGAGGGGTTCGAGCGACGCCTCGCCGCCATGGAGCGCGACGGCCAGATCATCCGCAATCGCAAGAACGCCATCTGCGTCGCCGGCAAGCTGGGCCTCATCAAGGGCACGGTCGAAGGGCACCCCGACGGCTACGGCTTCGTGATCCCCGACGAGGGCGGGGGCGACCTGTTCCTGAGCCCCCGGGAGATGCGCAAGGTGCTCCATGGCGACCGGGTGATGGTGCGCGAGGCCGGGGTCGATCGGCGCGGCCGGCGGGAGGCCACGGTGGTGGAGGTCCTGGAGCGGGCCAACCGGGAGGTGGTGGCTCGGCTCCACGTCGAGCGGGGCGTGCGCTACGCCGTGCCGGAGGACCGGCGCATCAGCCAGGACATCCTGATTCCCGAAGGCGACGACCTGGGGGCGCGTCCCGGCCAGATCGTGGTGGTGGAGATCCTGGAGCAGCCGAGCGAGTACACCCAGCCCATCGGGCGGGTGGTGGAGGTGCTCGGCCATGCCCTCGATCCCGGCATCGAGATCGAGATCGCGGTGCGCAAGTATCACCTGCCCCACGTGTTCCCGCCCGAGGTGGAGGAGGCGACCAAGGGATTTCCCCCGGACGTGGAGCGGCGGGAGCTGCGCGGCCGGAAAGACCTGCGATCCCTGCCTCTGGTCACCATCGACGGGGAGACGGCCCGGGATTTCGACGACGCGGTGTATTGCCGGCGGGAGGGCAAAGGCTTCCGGCTGTGGGTGGCCATCGCCGACGTGAGCCACTACGTGCGGCACGGCGATCCCCTAGACCTGGAAGCCCGCAAGCGGGGCAACTCGGTCTATTTTCCCCGGCGGGTGATCCCCATGTTGCCGGAAGTGCTGTCCAATCACCTGTGCTCCCTCAATCCCCGGGTGGACCGCTTGTGCGTCGCCTGCGAGATGCAGGTGGACGCCCGCGGCGAAATCGCCGATTATGCTTTCTACCCGGCGGTCATGCACTCCCATGGCCGGCTAACCTACACGGCGGCGGCTGCCGCCCTGGCCGATCCCGGGGGCGAAGAGGCGCGAGCGCTCGAGCCCCTGTTGCCCCATCTCCAGGATCTCCACCGCCTGTACAAGGTTCTGGCGGCGGCCCGGCTCCGGCGGGGCGCTATTGATTTCGAGACCATCGAGACCCGCATCGTCTTCAACGAGGAAGGGCGCATCGAGCGCATCGTGCCCGAGCAGAGGAATGACGCCCACCGGCTGATCGAGGAGTGCATGCTGGCGGCCAACGTGTGCGCCTCCGACTTCCTCGACCGCCATGGCCATCCCATGCTGTATCGGGTACACGAGGGACCGACGCCGGAGAAACTGGAGGCGTTGCGGGATTTCCTGCGGGAGTTCGGGCTCTCCCTGGGCGGAGGCGACGCGCCGACGGCCAAGGATTACGCCCGGCTGCTGCAGAAGATCCACGGCCGGCCCGACGCGGGCCTGCTGCAGACGGTGATGCTGCGCTCCCTCCAGCAGGCGGTCTATAGCCCCAAGAATGCGGGGCATTTCGGCCTCGCCTACGAGCGCTACACCCATTTCACCTCGCCGATCCGGCGCTACGCCGACCTGCTCATCCATCGCGCCATCAAAGCGGCGCTCAAGGGAAGACGCTACTCCCCGGGCAACTGGGAGGAGATCGGCCGCCATGTCTCCTTCACCGAGCGGCGAGCGGACGAGGCCACCCGGGACGTGGAGAACTGGCTCAAGTGCTACTACATGAAGGACCGGGTGGGCGAGGTCTTCGAAGGCACGGTGAGCGCGGTGACCAGCTTCGGGCTGTTCGTTTCGCTGGACAACGTCTATGTGGAAGGTCTGGTCCACATCTCCGAGCTGGGCAACGACTACTTCCAGTACGACCCGGCGCGGCACCAACTGCTGGGAGAGCGCACGGGGCGGCGGTTCCGGCTGGCGGACCGGGTACGGGTGCGGGTGGCCCAGGTGGACCTGGAGACGAGCCGCATCGACTTCGTCCTGGCCGAGGACGTGCCCGAGCAGCGCCGAAGGAGAGAGCCCGCCCGGCGCGGCCGCCGGACCTGA
- the rlmB gene encoding 23S rRNA (guanosine-2'-O-)-methyltransferase RlmB, with amino-acid sequence MGQTLVYGFHAVLARLRQDPQSVRTLYAEAGRDDRRMRELLTAAEAAGVRVLRVERGRLDGLTGRAAHQGVVAQVASWRATASLEELLEKLAEPPLLLVLDGLQDPHNLGACFRVADAFGVHAIVAPKDRAVGLTPAVRKVASGAAETVPFVTVTNLARTLETLKARRVWVWGADAAGERLPSELPLEAGAAWVLGAEGQGLRRLTRERCDALVRIPMRGQVESLNVAVAAGICLYESRMRRAGLAKAQLTP; translated from the coding sequence ATGGGGCAGACGCTGGTCTACGGTTTCCACGCAGTGCTCGCCCGCCTGCGCCAGGACCCCCAGAGCGTGCGCACCCTGTACGCGGAGGCGGGGCGCGACGACCGGCGGATGCGGGAGCTGCTGACTGCGGCGGAAGCGGCCGGGGTGCGGGTGCTGCGCGTAGAACGGGGCCGTCTGGACGGCCTGACCGGGCGCGCGGCGCATCAGGGAGTGGTGGCCCAGGTGGCGTCCTGGCGGGCGACGGCTTCCTTGGAAGAGCTGCTGGAAAAGCTCGCCGAGCCTCCTCTCCTTCTGGTGCTGGACGGGCTGCAGGATCCCCACAACCTGGGGGCCTGCTTTCGGGTGGCCGACGCCTTCGGCGTCCACGCCATCGTGGCGCCCAAGGACCGGGCCGTGGGATTGACGCCCGCGGTACGCAAGGTGGCGAGCGGGGCCGCCGAGACGGTTCCCTTCGTGACGGTGACCAATCTGGCCCGCACCCTGGAGACCCTCAAAGCACGGCGGGTATGGGTCTGGGGCGCGGATGCCGCGGGAGAGCGCCTCCCCTCCGAGCTACCGTTGGAGGCGGGCGCGGCCTGGGTGCTCGGAGCGGAGGGTCAGGGGCTGCGGCGACTCACCCGGGAAAGGTGCGATGCCCTGGTGCGCATCCCCATGCGCGGTCAAGTGGAGAGCCTCAACGTGGCGGTGGCGGCGGGGATCTGCCTGTACGAGTCTCGCATGCGCCGCGCGGGGCTCGCCAAGGCGCAGCTAACGCCTTGA
- the rpsF gene encoding 30S ribosomal protein S6, which translates to MRHYEIVFIVHPDQSEQVPAMIERYKSMVTSRGGKIHRLEDWGRRQLAYPIEKVHKAHYVLMNVECDQKALDELVHSFKFSDAVLRHLVVKMREAVTTPSPMMKEEKARAVAPVREEEDKPAHAQEGAG; encoded by the coding sequence ATGCGGCATTACGAGATCGTGTTCATCGTCCACCCCGATCAGAGCGAGCAGGTGCCCGCCATGATCGAGCGGTACAAGAGCATGGTGACCTCCCGGGGCGGAAAGATCCACCGCCTGGAGGACTGGGGGCGGCGGCAACTCGCTTATCCCATCGAGAAGGTGCACAAAGCCCACTACGTCCTCATGAACGTAGAGTGCGACCAGAAGGCGCTGGACGAGCTGGTGCACAGCTTCAAGTTCAGCGACGCGGTGCTGCGCCATCTGGTGGTGAAGATGCGGGAAGCGGTCACGACCCCTTCTCCCATGATGAAGGAGGAAAAAGCCCGCGCCGTGGCCCCGGTCCGGGAGGAGGAGGACAAGCCGGCCCACGCCCAAGAGGGCGCGGGCTGA
- the priB gene encoding primosomal replication protein N, whose product MNQVVLSGWAAALSPLRRTPAGIPVLDFRIRHGSEQMEAGHPRRVEVEVEAVCVGSLAERIAAAGQGREARFAGFLARRRPGSPQIALHVTEFELLKD is encoded by the coding sequence GTGAATCAAGTGGTGCTGTCGGGGTGGGCCGCCGCCCTGTCGCCCCTGCGGCGCACGCCCGCAGGGATTCCGGTCCTCGACTTCCGCATTCGCCACGGTTCCGAGCAGATGGAAGCGGGCCATCCGCGCCGGGTGGAGGTCGAGGTGGAGGCGGTGTGCGTGGGGTCCCTGGCAGAAAGGATCGCCGCCGCGGGGCAGGGGCGAGAGGCGCGGTTCGCCGGGTTTCTCGCCCGGCGCCGGCCGGGCAGCCCCCAGATTGCGTTGCATGTCACTGAATTCGAATTGTTGAAGGATTGA
- the rpsR gene encoding 30S ribosomal protein S18 has protein sequence MARFTRTGKGKGGSRREGSRALFRRRKFCRFTAEGVKEIDYKDIETLKDFISDTGKIIPARITGTKARYQRQLSVAIKRARFLALLPYTDLH, from the coding sequence ATGGCACGTTTCACGCGTACAGGAAAAGGCAAGGGCGGCTCGCGCCGGGAAGGCTCCCGGGCGCTATTCCGCCGGCGCAAGTTCTGCCGTTTCACGGCGGAAGGCGTCAAAGAAATCGATTACAAGGACATCGAGACACTGAAGGATTTCATCAGCGACACGGGCAAGATCATCCCCGCCCGGATCACCGGGACCAAGGCTCGCTACCAGCGCCAGTTGTCGGTGGCCATCAAGCGGGCCCGCTTCCTGGCGCTGCTGCCCTATACCGATCTGCACTGA
- the rplI gene encoding 50S ribosomal protein L9 codes for MQVILMEKVANLGGLGDVVKVKNGYARNYLIPSGKAKRATPENLKEFEARRAELERIQAEALAKAQEQAARLEGLQLVVAQKAGVDGKLFGSVTNVDVRDALKAKGFDVPKAAIRMPHGPIKQTGDHPVTVVMHSDVAAHITVSVVPET; via the coding sequence ATGCAAGTGATCCTGATGGAAAAGGTGGCGAACCTGGGGGGATTGGGCGACGTGGTCAAAGTGAAAAACGGCTACGCCCGCAACTACCTTATTCCCTCGGGCAAGGCGAAGCGGGCGACGCCGGAAAACCTCAAGGAGTTCGAGGCGCGCCGGGCGGAGCTGGAACGGATCCAGGCCGAGGCCCTGGCCAAGGCCCAGGAGCAGGCCGCCCGGCTCGAAGGTTTGCAGCTCGTGGTCGCCCAGAAGGCCGGGGTGGACGGCAAGCTGTTCGGCTCCGTCACCAACGTGGACGTGCGCGACGCCCTCAAGGCGAAAGGGTTCGACGTGCCCAAGGCCGCGATCCGCATGCCCCACGGGCCCATCAAGCAGACCGGCGATCATCCCGTCACGGTGGTGATGCACTCCGACGTGGCGGCCCACATCACGGTGTCGGTGGTTCCCGAAACCTGA
- the dnaB gene encoding replicative DNA helicase produces MAQASPTIAHDAKVDLIKLPPHSLEAEQSVLGGILLDNTAWDKIADLVTENDFYRQDHRLIFRHAGLLIEAGKPADVITVAESLKSVGELDAVGGLPYLVSLAQNTPSAANIRRYAEIVRERSILRKLAEVGAEIAESAYNPMGRSAPELLDAAEQKVFVIAEAGARGRQGFLDMQPLLKQVVERIELLYSNPTDVTGIATGFTDLDRMTSGLQPGDLVIIAGRPSMGKTSFALNIAEHVALELKKAVAVFSMEMGGTQLALRLLGSVGRLDQHKVRTGRLQDDDWPKLTHALGKLNEAPLYIDETPGLNALEVRARARRLHRQHGGLGLVVIDYLQLMAAHSASRSENRATEISEISRALKGLAKELNVPVVALSQLNRSLESRTDKRPLMSDLRESGAIEQDADLILFIYREEVYNKDTPKAGIAEIIVGKQRNGPIGTVELTFLKEFTRFENFADPSRY; encoded by the coding sequence ATGGCCCAGGCCTCACCGACCATCGCCCACGACGCCAAAGTCGATCTGATCAAGCTCCCTCCCCATTCCCTAGAGGCGGAGCAGTCGGTACTGGGAGGCATCCTCCTGGACAACACGGCCTGGGACAAGATCGCTGACCTGGTCACCGAGAACGACTTCTACCGCCAGGACCACCGGCTCATCTTTCGCCACGCGGGATTGCTGATCGAGGCGGGCAAGCCCGCCGACGTGATCACCGTGGCCGAATCCCTCAAGAGCGTGGGGGAGCTGGACGCGGTGGGCGGACTTCCCTACCTGGTGTCCCTCGCCCAGAACACGCCCTCGGCCGCCAACATCCGGCGCTACGCCGAGATCGTGCGCGAGCGCTCCATCCTGAGAAAGCTCGCGGAGGTGGGGGCGGAGATCGCCGAGTCCGCCTACAACCCCATGGGACGCTCCGCTCCCGAGCTGCTGGACGCCGCCGAGCAGAAGGTTTTCGTCATCGCCGAGGCGGGGGCGCGGGGACGCCAGGGCTTCCTGGACATGCAGCCGCTGCTCAAGCAGGTGGTGGAGCGCATCGAGCTGCTTTACAGCAATCCGACCGACGTCACCGGCATCGCCACCGGCTTCACCGATCTCGACCGCATGACTTCAGGCCTGCAGCCCGGGGACCTGGTGATCATCGCGGGCCGCCCCAGCATGGGGAAAACCTCCTTCGCCCTCAACATCGCCGAGCACGTGGCCCTGGAGCTCAAGAAGGCGGTGGCGGTCTTCAGCATGGAGATGGGCGGCACCCAGCTCGCCTTGCGTCTGCTCGGTTCGGTGGGACGGCTGGATCAACACAAGGTGCGCACCGGCCGGCTCCAGGACGACGACTGGCCCAAACTCACCCATGCCTTGGGCAAGCTCAACGAAGCGCCGCTCTACATCGACGAGACCCCGGGGCTCAACGCCCTGGAAGTGCGCGCCCGGGCCCGGCGCCTGCACCGGCAGCACGGGGGGCTCGGACTGGTGGTGATCGACTATCTGCAGCTCATGGCGGCCCACTCGGCGTCCCGCTCCGAAAACCGGGCCACCGAGATCTCGGAGATCTCCCGGGCCCTCAAGGGCCTCGCCAAGGAGCTCAATGTCCCCGTGGTGGCCCTGTCCCAATTGAACCGCAGCCTGGAGTCGCGTACCGACAAGCGGCCCCTCATGTCGGACCTGCGTGAATCCGGCGCCATCGAGCAGGACGCGGACCTGATCCTCTTCATTTACCGGGAGGAGGTCTACAACAAGGACACCCCCAAGGCCGGGATCGCCGAGATCATCGTCGGCAAGCAGCGCAACGGCCCCATCGGCACCGTCGAGCTCACCTTCCTCAAAGAATTCACCCGGTTTGAGAACTTTGCGGATCCGTCTCGTTATTGA
- a CDS encoding phosphate starvation protein PhoH, with translation MTQKKPAPVVTRLCSPRKLFVLDTNVLMHDPTCLFRFEEHDIYIPMATLEELDNNKKGMSEVARNARQASRYLGEMVSRAQNIEDGIPLDATGAKEATGRLFLQTNAVGAEVPPTLASGKADNQILAVVMHLHQLHPKRQVILVSKDINMRIKARALGLAAEDYFSDKVLEDTDLLFSGVRELPADFWDKHGREMESWQQSGVTFYRVRGPLCSTFLVNEFVYQEQDKPFYALVKEVSGKTAVLQTLRDYSHARNSVWGITARNREQNFALNLLMNPEIDFVTLVGQAGTGKTLLTLAAGLAQTLDEKRYSEIIMTRVTVPVGEDIGFLPGTEEEKMTPWMGALEDNLDVLDKTDEDAGDWGRAATRDLIRSRIRIKSLNFMRGRTFINKFLIIDEAQNLTPKQMKTLITRAGPGTKVVCLGNISQIDTPYLTEGSSGLTYVVDRFKGWPHSGHVTLQRGERSRLADYAGEVL, from the coding sequence ATGACGCAGAAAAAGCCGGCGCCGGTCGTGACCCGGCTGTGCTCGCCCAGAAAGCTTTTCGTCCTGGACACCAACGTGCTGATGCACGACCCCACCTGCTTGTTCCGCTTCGAGGAACACGACATTTACATCCCCATGGCGACGCTGGAGGAGCTGGACAACAACAAGAAGGGGATGTCGGAGGTGGCGCGCAACGCCCGCCAGGCGAGCCGCTACCTGGGCGAGATGGTGAGCCGCGCCCAGAACATCGAGGACGGAATCCCCCTGGACGCCACCGGCGCCAAGGAGGCGACCGGACGGCTGTTCCTGCAAACCAACGCCGTCGGCGCGGAGGTTCCGCCCACCCTGGCGAGCGGCAAAGCGGACAACCAGATCCTGGCGGTGGTCATGCACCTGCACCAGCTCCACCCCAAGCGCCAGGTGATTCTGGTGTCCAAGGACATCAACATGCGGATCAAGGCCCGGGCCCTGGGGCTCGCCGCCGAGGATTATTTCAGCGACAAGGTGCTGGAGGACACCGATCTCCTCTTCAGCGGGGTACGGGAGCTGCCGGCAGATTTCTGGGACAAGCACGGGCGGGAGATGGAATCGTGGCAGCAGTCCGGTGTCACCTTCTACCGGGTGCGCGGGCCCCTGTGCTCCACTTTCCTGGTCAACGAGTTCGTCTACCAGGAGCAGGACAAGCCCTTCTACGCCCTGGTGAAGGAGGTCTCCGGCAAGACGGCGGTGCTGCAGACCCTGCGCGACTACAGCCACGCCCGCAACAGCGTTTGGGGGATCACCGCCCGCAACCGGGAGCAGAACTTCGCCCTCAACCTGCTCATGAACCCGGAGATCGATTTCGTCACCCTAGTGGGGCAGGCCGGCACCGGCAAGACCCTGCTCACCCTGGCCGCGGGGCTGGCCCAGACCCTGGACGAGAAGCGCTACAGCGAGATCATCATGACCCGGGTCACGGTGCCGGTGGGGGAGGACATCGGCTTCCTGCCCGGCACCGAGGAGGAGAAGATGACGCCCTGGATGGGGGCCCTGGAGGACAACCTGGACGTCCTGGACAAGACGGACGAGGACGCCGGCGACTGGGGACGGGCCGCCACCCGGGACCTGATCCGCTCCCGCATCCGCATCAAGTCCCTCAATTTCATGCGCGGCCGCACCTTCATCAACAAGTTCCTGATCATCGACGAGGCCCAGAACCTGACGCCCAAGCAGATGAAGACCCTCATCACCCGGGCCGGCCCCGGCACCAAGGTGGTATGCCTGGGCAACATCTCCCAGATCGACACCCCTTACTTGACCGAGGGAAGCTCCGGCCTCACCTATGTGGTGGACCGCTTCAAGGGCTGGCCCCACAGCGGCCACGTGACCCTGCAACGGGGGGAGCGTTCCCGGCTGGCCGACTACGCCGGGGAAGTCCTTTGA
- a CDS encoding peroxiredoxin: protein MLNQPVPDFELPSTGGKTFRLSDMRGKPLVIYFYPRDNTPGCTSEGQQFRDLYPKFQSLGCEIVGISRDSLKSHESFKAALDLPFDLLSDAEGVACALFGVIKTKNMYGKQVRGIERSTFVIDPRGVLRREWRGIKVPGHAQEVLDFIKTLR from the coding sequence ATGCTCAACCAGCCCGTTCCCGATTTCGAGCTGCCTTCCACCGGCGGAAAAACCTTCCGGCTGTCCGACATGCGGGGTAAACCGCTGGTCATCTATTTTTATCCTAGGGACAATACGCCCGGCTGCACCAGCGAAGGCCAGCAGTTCCGCGACCTCTACCCCAAGTTTCAGTCCCTGGGCTGCGAGATCGTCGGGATCTCCCGCGACAGCCTGAAATCCCACGAAAGCTTCAAAGCCGCCCTGGACCTGCCCTTCGACCTGCTGAGCGACGCCGAGGGAGTGGCGTGCGCGCTGTTCGGCGTCATCAAAACGAAGAACATGTACGGAAAACAGGTGCGCGGCATCGAGCGCAGCACCTTCGTGATCGACCCCCGGGGCGTGCTGCGCAGGGAGTGGCGCGGGATCAAGGTACCCGGCCACGCCCAGGAAGTCCTGGACTTCATCAAGACCCTCCGGTAA
- a CDS encoding tRNA 2-selenouridine synthase, whose product MSTARLKGITVAHLAEFDEVIDVRSPAEYREDHVPDAVNLPVLDDAERARVGTLYKQVSSFEAKKLGAALVSRNVARHIETVLLDRPRHWRPLVYCWRGGQRSAALVHVLREIGWRAEQLEGGYKAYRRQVLADLERLPAAFRWRVVCGPTGSGKTRLLKALARAGAQVLDLEGLARHRGSVLGDRPDAPQPSQKMFESQVWQGLHRLDPSQPVFVEAESKKVGNLRVPEALIAAMWSAECVEVETGMADRIALLLEEYRHFLEDRQALCARLDCLIPLHGRERIEAWKRLAAAEDWPAFVGALLAAHYDPAYRRSTLQHYPRLPAALRVRIEGTNEGDFDRAARELLGRIV is encoded by the coding sequence ATGAGTACCGCGCGTTTGAAGGGGATTACCGTAGCACACCTGGCCGAGTTTGACGAGGTCATCGACGTGCGCTCCCCCGCCGAGTACCGGGAGGACCATGTACCCGACGCTGTCAACCTGCCGGTGCTGGACGACGCGGAGCGGGCCCGCGTCGGCACCCTCTACAAACAGGTCTCCTCTTTCGAGGCGAAGAAGCTGGGCGCCGCGCTGGTCTCCCGCAACGTGGCGCGGCACATCGAGACGGTTCTACTGGATCGTCCCCGCCACTGGCGGCCCCTCGTTTATTGCTGGCGCGGCGGCCAGCGCAGCGCCGCCCTGGTGCATGTGTTGCGGGAGATCGGCTGGCGAGCGGAGCAGCTCGAAGGCGGCTACAAAGCCTACCGGCGCCAAGTGCTGGCCGACCTGGAACGCCTGCCCGCCGCTTTCCGCTGGCGCGTGGTGTGTGGCCCCACCGGCTCCGGCAAGACGCGGCTGCTCAAGGCCCTGGCCCGCGCCGGCGCCCAGGTGCTCGACCTGGAAGGGCTCGCCCGGCACCGGGGCTCCGTGCTGGGGGACCGGCCCGACGCACCCCAGCCCTCCCAGAAGATGTTCGAGAGCCAGGTATGGCAGGGGCTCCACCGCCTGGATCCGTCCCAGCCCGTGTTCGTCGAAGCGGAAAGCAAGAAAGTGGGCAACCTCAGGGTGCCCGAGGCGCTCATTGCCGCCATGTGGTCCGCCGAGTGCGTGGAGGTGGAAACCGGCATGGCCGACCGCATCGCCCTCCTGCTGGAGGAATACCGCCATTTCCTGGAAGACCGCCAGGCCCTTTGCGCCCGGCTGGATTGCCTGATCCCCCTCCACGGGCGGGAGCGGATCGAGGCGTGGAAGCGGCTGGCCGCGGCGGAGGATTGGCCCGCCTTCGTGGGTGCCCTGCTCGCTGCCCATTACGATCCCGCCTACCGACGTTCCACCCTGCAGCACTATCCCCGCCTCCCGGCCGCGCTGCGGGTCCGGATCGAGGGCACCAACGAGGGGGATTTCGACCGGGCGGCCCGGGAGCTCCTCGGACGCATCGTCTGA
- the selD gene encoding selenide, water dikinase: MNDMTDPGSIRLTQYSHGGGCGCKIAPAVLAEILSRSPLGISHPDLLVGAESSDDAAVYRLNDEQALVATTDFFMPIVDDPFDFGRIAATNALSDVYAMGGRPVLALAVVGMPIDRLPVAVIQRILEGGASVCREAGIPIAGGHSIDAPEPIYGLVALGLVHPERAKRNDAAHAGDVLILGKPLGIGILSAALKKGQLSAEGYREMIATTTCLNTVGAALAELSEVHAMTDVTGFGLLGHLLEICRGSRLRAHVQFARLPVLGTALDLLRQGYATGASGRNWASYGSAVTLPEGLPEWGQKLLTDPQTSGGLLVACSPEAEEQVLELFRRDGFAAARTIGRLQAGSPGIDVFA; this comes from the coding sequence ATGAACGATATGACCGATCCGGGCTCCATCCGGCTCACCCAGTACTCCCACGGCGGCGGCTGCGGCTGCAAGATCGCACCGGCCGTGCTGGCCGAGATCCTGTCTCGCTCGCCCCTCGGCATCTCTCATCCCGATCTCCTGGTGGGCGCCGAGTCGAGCGACGACGCGGCCGTGTATCGCCTGAACGACGAACAGGCGCTGGTGGCCACCACCGACTTCTTCATGCCCATCGTGGACGACCCCTTCGACTTCGGGCGGATCGCCGCCACCAACGCCCTCTCGGACGTCTACGCCATGGGCGGGCGGCCGGTTCTGGCCTTGGCGGTGGTAGGCATGCCCATCGACCGGCTCCCGGTCGCCGTGATCCAGCGCATTCTGGAAGGCGGTGCTTCCGTGTGCCGGGAGGCCGGGATCCCCATCGCGGGTGGGCACTCCATCGACGCGCCGGAGCCCATCTATGGGCTCGTGGCCTTGGGGCTGGTGCACCCCGAACGAGCGAAACGCAACGACGCCGCCCATGCTGGCGACGTGCTGATCCTGGGCAAGCCCCTGGGAATCGGCATCCTGAGTGCCGCCCTCAAGAAGGGCCAGCTTTCCGCGGAAGGCTATCGGGAAATGATCGCTACCACCACGTGCCTGAACACGGTGGGCGCGGCCCTGGCCGAGCTGTCCGAGGTGCACGCCATGACCGACGTCACCGGTTTCGGGCTGCTGGGCCATCTGCTGGAGATCTGCCGCGGCTCCCGGCTTCGGGCCCACGTCCAGTTCGCCCGCCTGCCGGTGCTCGGCACCGCCCTGGATCTCCTGCGCCAGGGCTATGCCACCGGCGCTTCCGGCCGCAACTGGGCGAGTTATGGCAGCGCGGTCACGCTGCCCGAGGGTTTGCCCGAGTGGGGGCAGAAGCTTCTTACCGACCCCCAGACGAGCGGCGGTCTTCTGGTGGCGTGCAGTCCAGAGGCGGAAGAACAGGTGCTGGAGCTCTTCCGCCGGGACGGCTTCGCCGCGGCGCGAACCATCGGCCGGCTGCAGGCCGGGTCGCCGGGGATCGACGTTTTCGCCTGA